The Rhinolophus ferrumequinum isolate MPI-CBG mRhiFer1 chromosome 6, mRhiFer1_v1.p, whole genome shotgun sequence genome has a window encoding:
- the SCAMP5 gene encoding secretory carrier-associated membrane protein 5, which produces MAEKVNNFPPLPKFIPLKPCFYQDFEADIPPQHLSMTKRLYYLWMLNSVTLAVNLVGCLAWLIGGGGATNFGLAFLWLILFTPCSYVCWFRPIYKAFKTDSSFSFMAFFFTFMAQLVISIIQAVGIPGWGICGWIATISFFGTNVGSAVVMLIPTIMFTVMAVFSFIALSMVHKFYRGSGGSFSKAQEEWTTGAWRNPHVQQAAQNAAMGAAQGAVNQPQTQYSATPSYAYSNEM; this is translated from the exons ATGGCAG AGAAAGTGAATAACTTCCCACCACTGCCCAAATTCATCCCGCTGAAGCCATGTTTCTACCAAGACTTTGAGGCAGACATCCCTCCCCAGCATCTCAGCATGACCAAGCGCCTCTACTACCTCTGGATGT TGAACAGCGTCACGCTGGCCGTGAACCTCGTGGGCTGTCTCGCGTGGCTGATCGGAGGCGGGGGAGCCACCAACTTTGGCCTCGCCTTTCTCTGGCTCATCCTCTTCACACCCTGCTCCTACGTCTGCTGGTTTCGGCCCATTTACAAGGCCTTCAA GACTGACAGCTCCTTCAGCTTCATGGCATTCTTCTTCACCTTCATGGCCCAGCTGGTCATCAGCATTATCCAGGCCGTGGGTATCCCAGGCTGGGGCATCTG CGGCTGGATTGCCACCATCTCCTTCTTCGGGACGAACGTTGGCTCAGCAGTGGTAATGCTCATTCCTACCATCATGTTCACGGTCATGGCTGTCTTTTCCTTCATCGCCCTCAGCATG GTTCATAAATTCTACCGGGGCAGTGGGGGGAGTTTCAGCAAAGCTCAGGAGGAGTGGACCACGGGGGCGTGGAGGAACCCGCATGTGCAGCAAGCAGCCCAGAATGCAGCCATGGGGGCGGCCCAGGGGGCTGTGAATCAGCCGCAGACTCAGTATTCCGCCACCCCCAGCTATGCATACTCCAACGAGATGTGA